gagggtggccgtataaacaactttaacactgttacaaatatgcaccacactgtgaactcacaccaaacaagaatgacaagcacatttccgGAGaccatctgcactgtaacataacataaacacaacagaacaaatacgcagaaccccttgcagcactaactctttcgggacgctacaatatattttgatatttacctcagaaggctgcaaatagaaaagaggcattacatttgtatttaaattttatttgatatgccattgatattttattattattatttgaaactcgatggtgcatgtcactataaagttatataagccttgcttgttcaatgttcaatgcaaaacttgtttgggtccctattggttaatttgttcaaccttggcccgcggctttgttccgttttaaattttggcccactctgtatttgagtttgacacccctgccttatggGCTTAAATTTATAATGAATAAAATGGCAATCAATAAACATCATGCTTCAGGCTCAGATTCATGTTCATGTTCCTTTAAGAAAGGAATAatacttcagctctcactggatcagtttgcagccgagtgtgaagcgactgggatgagaatcagaacctctaagtccaagtctatggttcttgcccagaaaaggagggagtgccatctccgggttcgggaggagatcttgcccaaagtggaggagttcaagtacctaagagtcttgttcacgagtgagggaagagaggatcgtgagatcgacaggcggatcggtgtggcgtcttcagtgatgcggacgctgtatcgatccgttgtggtgaagaaggagctgagccggaaggcaaagctctaaatttaccagtcgatctacgttcccatcctcatgagctttgggtcacgaccgaaaggacaagatcacgggtacaaacggccgaaatgagtttcctccaccaggtggcggggctctcccttagagatagggtgagaagctctgccatccgggaggagctcaaagtaaagccgatgctcctccacatggagaggagccagatgaggtggttcgggcaactggtcaggatgcctagggaggcgttcaggaaCACctttggatcccccgggaagagctggacgaagtgtctggggagagggaagcctgggcttccctgcttaggctgctgcccccgcgacccgacctcggataagcggaagaagatggatggatagtaaattaatgacttttaaaaggaaaatttgttttaaagtttttattacttttttgcgTTTATTCTGTACATACACAAGCTGAAAATTATAAACAGTGCAAATTAAATGTAtctatcttcatcatcatctgaaaatgataaaaaaaaacatttacaaggtATAAGAATCAGCATATtacttcattaaaaaaacaaaacattgaagAATAACatcagtcacaattttacaagacattttagtttttttggaaAATATCAATACATTCACATTTCACGTTAATACGAAAGGAACAATTGGGCGGGGCAgtacaattgtgtgtgtgtgtgtgtgtgtgtgtctgccatACACGCACATAATTGTGTTTGCATGTTTTGTAGCACTTGAGTGGGCTTTTCCCCACTTATTTCACGTATGATATCACAACTGAACACTAAAAAAAATGGTCCAGCCTTGTGATATCAGTCCAATGTTTGCCCCCCTTTTTCTCCAAGTcagccgggataggctccagcttacctGTGACCCTGAATAGGATAATATAtttcaaaaaatattaaataaattaaaggATTTCATAAATTAGGAGTTAACAAAGACTTCTAAGAGGCTGGCCACGGAGTGCATGCGGTAAAAGATGGCGAACGGAAGGCCGACGTTCACGACGGCAGCCCACATGTTGAAATCGTAAAAATCAGCCTCGGCGGGGTGGTCGAATTGAGGACGAGCCCCGAATGCTGGCATGATCCACAGctggagaagaaaaagaagacagaaaaaaaaatgtcaaatgttgatttttttttttttttaaccttcctcttgtgttagctttctgttaccatctcttatgttaacgggtcggttttgacccatgttttaaatcagctgtaaaatacactaaaaacaattatctatcatccaatttgtttctcatctcttggttaccttgttaggcttccttatccttgaaaatgttggttttaatatttttggtttgggccattgggccttattttgtcagtatacacctcgatttcaattaaaaaaaaatggtcaaacgaacctcaagagaatcatatgaataaaaaaaggttgttgtgttacctaactattactaaggggtattagaacacatctcttaaataaatgtgttttgtttatttttttcattttaagaattttaactatagtaacatctatggtgttacgggtcaatttcgacccatatatatttacttcaagaaaaaggctaaaaagtatttttttcagcaacagaaatccaacatcaaacaaacaaccaatcaagcaaatgaaaccaagagaaatagattactagttccaaaactaataaaaaaacaaaatcagagtggcaaaaagtgacacttttagtgtccgtcttttgtttgtttttgtacaggataacaaggtaaaatgagaatccactaaagctcacatgattgggagaggagctggctgtcagtgtgttcagttttggctcttatcattgctttatcatcttatttttataaccctaacaacaccaagggcataatttctaccagagcattttataatttagtgaaaaaaatttaaatgttttattttgttgacaaagaggttcctgacaaagtcaaaaagctttgatgcaaaaaaataaatgtatgtggtgtttttatgcatttaaaaactaaaacgggtcggtgccgaccctaacacaagacgaaggttaaagacCGCATTTTGAAGACTCACAATGATGTTGGCCAGCAGCAGGAAGACGGAGACCTCCTTCAGCACTCGCCTCTTCCACGACAGCTTGGGTCGGTAGTGCGGCATGTAGCCAAATGGGCTCACTCCCGGCCCCGGGCTGGGCTTGAAGCTTATCTCCGATCCTTCCAGGCCACTCAGATCTTTGCCAGGGAGCCCCGTCAAGTGTTGGTTGGCCACCACGTGGATGGGCTCGTGGTGCTCTTCCTCGTGGAAAGGCTCCCTGTGAAGACCCTCGACGATGAAGAAGTTCTGCAGGCCGATCTGGAGCACCATTAGGACAGCCCAGGTCAGGTTCAGTCTGTTCAGGAGGCCCGGGGCTCCCAGCGCCACCATGGCGACTATGGTGAAGTAGCTGATGATGAACTGGCCCATGGAGGCTCCCACCAGGAGGCCTACATCCAGGCTGCGTGTGGGGTTCTTTTCAGAATCGTGTTCCCTGCGGTCCAGCTTGTAGACGGTCGCCCCGACGACGGTGGCCACCAGCATGAGGGATATAATGACTATATTGGTGACGAAGTGGATCATGAGGGCGTGATCTCGCTTCTCGTCATTGTCAGCCTTCTTCATATCCATCTCATACACGATGAAAGTTGCCAGACCCACGAAGACCAGAAGGACTCCCACCAGGGGGCCGACCAAGGCGTCTCTCAGATGGAATTTGTGGGGGTGGCTGTGGTTGTGGGGGTTGTGCGTGAGCCGGCCGACATTTTTCCACATGACGTAGGCCATGGCCGAGGCGAAGAGACTGTACTCGATGTTGAACGGGTACAGGTAGAAGTAGGCACCTTGGAAGAGGCTGCACGAACTGTGGCTGCATACGCACTGGTCCTCGCCGAAACTGGCTGCCAGGCGAAAAGAAGAGGCGTTATTATCTTTGTTCCCAACGAACCGGCATTCGAACGACGTCCACCCTGTTGCATACCTTTGCTGATGTACAGGCTGCGTCCGAAGAGTTTATGCGTATCGTTGGCGTGATCGTCCTCCGCGTTGTGCGTGTCATTGTCGTGATGGTCTTCCGGGTGAGCCGTTTGGTGAAGGGACTCGTCCGTCACGGCGGCCATCCACAAGACGAGATTGACGGAGAGGGAGAGCATCAGACCACAGCTGCGTATAGGAACAAGAATGGAAGAACATTAATAACGAGAAGAGgcgattcctgaaggaattgcgtgtgaatgctccaaagttgaagtgaaatgaattatatttatatagcgcttttctctaatcggtgcggcgtcttcagtaatgcggacgttgtatcgatcagttgtggtgaagaaggagctgagccggaaggcaaagctctcaatttaccggtcgatctacgttcccatcctcacctatggtcatgagctttgggtcatgaccgaaaggataagatcacgggtacaagcggcccaaatgagtttggggctctcccttagagatagggtgagaagctctgccatccgggaggagctcaacgtaaatccgttgctcctccacatcgagaggagccagatgaggtggttcgggcatctggtcaggatgccacccgaacgcctccttagggaggtgtttagggcacatccagctggtaggaggccacggggaagacccaggacacgttgggaagactatgtctcccggctggcctgggaacgcctcgggatcccccgggaagagctagagtctagtgggcggtgaggaagaagggggcggtaggggggcggcagtccgaagtcgaagtcagaagttcgaacgtttgtttgacaatttgtacacaacacgtgcagcaggacgagtcagtggacgacgcatcagggtccggttaccacacgccgctctggcccagtcagatccgacagcatggactccatcccattaatattaagtgtgagacaatgaaggttactggtggaatgtttttttaccattctatgttgctgaaacagttaaaactgctaaaaaaataaattggtttactaaattgggttttatttgtgaaacacacatttgtgtttaacctttctcttttcaaattgcagcataccaaatatcaagaaagaggtgtttgtttccatatgtgtctgtgggggtggggggatgagctaggaattcactggggagccaagggggcgccagcctgtaaaagtttgggaaccattgagctagacgaagtggctggagatagggaagtctgggcttccctgcttaggctgctgcccccgcgacccgacctcggataagcggatagatggatggatggattttctctaatgactcaaagcgctttacatagtgaaacgcaatatctaagttacatttaaaccagtgtgggtggcaccgagagcaggtgggtaaagtgccttgcccaaggacacaacggcggtgactaggatggcggaagcgggaatcgaacctgcaaccctcaagttgctggcacggccactctaccaaccgagctacgccgccaCAGAATGTgagaatgttggaatggtttgaatgtgtgacgtctcggtggcattgtggtgaatagttgttctctcgtgggtgcagcgaagatggaacacagcgtgagggtagggataagaatttatttatataataaaacaatcgaagaacaaaaacacttgcacaaaggcactaaccaaaaaccaacagaactagcttgggagctagaaagaacaaagggcgctagcgtggaagctagggacataaacaaacaaaatagcatataatctaacaagtatacaaaaataggTTTTGTTGGAAGAGCGGCGTTAGCTGTTGCatgtagcaagcaagagtccaagactgattGTCgaacagaggcgggcatatatagggagataaataatcaagggcaggtgcgcgtgatcaaagcagagacaggtgacactaaatgggtaactatgacaacggaaacaagaccaggaagtgccacaaagaactgatctctacgctgctgatccgcctccgcttgagatggtctcctgtggacgggactctcgctgctgtcttggatccgctttgaactgaactctcgcggctgtgttggagccactatggattgaactttcacagtatcatgttagacccgctcgacatccattgctttcggtcccctagaggggggggttgcccacatctgaggtcctctccaaggtttctcatagtcagcattgtcactggcgtcccactggatgtgaattctccctgcccactgggtgtgagttttccttgcccttttgtgggttcttccgaggatgttgtagtcgtaatgatttgtgcagtcctttgtgacatttgtgatttggggctatataaataaacattgattgattgattgattgaggaagacaaatactagacagaatgtgataaacagaaccaaaaccaaaatatgccatgatccaagacgtggatcatgacagaatGTTGAAGAGCTGATGCTGAACGCAAGTGCTAATGGAATGTTGGATGATTGTAGAgatggtttgaatgttggaatggtttgaatgtttaagAGTTTGAATTCCCAGGTGtggagaggcgtggccggcagtccgacggcaaggaagggcacgccggagcccggcccaagataggtgcgtgggtcgcccagccgggcacaatttaaatctcctctcgcactatATAAGAGGGCAGCGTCCGTAAACGCCGGGGgaaagagacggagagagaaggagccagaagcaagcggatgctgaacgagagcgagagagagccacaggaagacgaagacgcacgcgacTGAGAAGGTGGAGCGGATGAAAAGCAACCAGTAGGGAGtcttattattgaaaaataaaagaaagtctaatctgcgccacaatgtccttccttgatggtcctgagaacccgcacgatagcaagagactgtcacaccaGGAAAAGCGGAATTTGGTTCGGAACTTGAGAAAGtgttgg
The DNA window shown above is from Nerophis ophidion isolate RoL-2023_Sa linkage group LG23, RoL_Noph_v1.0, whole genome shotgun sequence and carries:
- the LOC133541511 gene encoding proton channel OTOP2-like, with the translated sequence MCLNTGYTCNCLADSGPCEPCTITKDAGDAISSESLSELEHPEKTPGPASKERDRNWGWILSGVIFINVLMLGIALVSGSAYSHVDISMSELQAFLVVIIILTSIWMVYYIIFTARIENAVAYRDGHAGPVWLRGGMVLFGLLSIIMDIFKIASYVGYLHCESATQVVFPGVQLVFIVVQTYFLWVHAKDCVQLQRNLTRCGLMLSLSVNLVLWMAAVTDESLHQTAHPEDHHDNDTHNAEDDHANDTHKLFGRSLYISKASFGEDQCVCSHSSCSLFQGAYFYLYPFNIEYSLFASAMAYVMWKNVGRLTHNPHNHSHPHKFHLRDALVGPLVGVLLVFVGLATFIVYEMDMKKADNDEKRDHALMIHFVTNIVIISLMLVATVVGATVYKLDRREHDSEKNPTRSLDVGLLVGASMGQFIISYFTIVAMVALGAPGLLNRLNLTWAVLMVLQIGLQNFFIVEGLHREPFHEEEHHEPIHVVANQHLTGLPGKDLSGLEGSEISFKPSPGPGVSPFGYMPHYRPKLSWKRRVLKEVSVFLLLANIILWIMPAFGARPQFDHPAEADFYDFNMWAAVVNVGLPFAIFYRMHSVASLLEVFVNS